Within Micromonospora parathelypteridis, the genomic segment AGCCGGTCGCCTCCTGCACCCAGACCGTCGCCGACGGCATGGTCGTTCGCACGCAGGTCACCTCCCCGGTCGCCAAGAAGGCGCAGGAGGGGGTGATGGAGCTGCTGCTGCTCAACCACCCGCTCGACTGCCCGATGTGTGACAAGGGCGGCGAGTGCCCGCTGCAGAACCAGGCGATGTCCACCGGCCGCACCGACTCGCGCTTCCACGAGCACAAGCGGGAGTACGAGAAGCCGATGGCGATCAGCAGCCAGGTGCTGCTGGACCGCGAGCGCTGCGTGCTCTGCCAGCGGTGCACCCGGTTCTCCGAGGAGATCGCCGGCGACAAGTTCATCGACCTGATGGGCCGGTCGTCCGCCGAGGAGATCAACATCTACCGGGACGACGCGTACGGCGAAGAGGGCGACGCCGGGGATGTCCCGTTCAACTCCTACTTCTCCGGCAACACGGTGCAGATCTGCCCGGTGGGCGCTCTGACCGGCGCCCAGTACCGTTTCCGGGCCCGCCCGTTCGACCTGGTCTCCAGCCCGAGCGTCTGCGAGCACTGCTCGGCCGGCTGCGGGCAGCGCACCGACTGGCGGCGCGGCAAGGTGCTGCGGCGGCTGGCCGGCGACGAGCCCGCGGTGAACGAGGAGTGGAACTGCGACAAGGGCCGGTGGGGCTTCCAGTACACCCGGGCCACCGACCGGCTGACCACCCCGCTGGTCCGCGACGAGCACACCGGTGAGCTGCGCGAGGCCTCCTGGAGCGAGGCGCTCACCGTGGCTGCCGAGGGGCTGCACGCGGCACGGGAGAGCGGGCAGGGCACGGCGGTGCTCACCGGTGGTCGGCTGACCGTCGAGGACGCGTACGCGTACGCGAAGTTCGCCCGGGTCGCGTTGAACACCAACGACATCGACTTCCGGGCCCGGCCGGTCTCCCGCGAGGAGGCCGACTTCCTGGCCAGCTCGGTCGCCGGGGTCACCGACGTCACCTACACCGACGTGGAGAACGCGCCGGCGGTCGTGCTTGTCGGCCTGGAGCCGGAGGAGGAGTGCCCGATCCTCTTCCTGCGGCTGCGCAAGGCGTACCTGAAGAAGACCCTGACGGTGTACGCGCTGGCGCCGTTCGCCACCCGCGGCCTGGAGAAGCTCGGTGCCAAGCTGGCCCGGGTCGTGCCGGGCGAGGAGGCCAGCGTGCTCGCCGAGCACGCCACGGTCGCCGAGGCGCTGAGCGCACCGGGCGCGATCCTGATCGTCGGCGAGCGGCTGGCCAGTGTGCCGGGTGGCCTCTCCGCCGCGGCGGACGTGGCCCGGCGTACCGGCGCGAAGCTTGCCTGGGTGCCACGGCGCGCGGGTGACCGCGGCGCGGTCGACGCGGGCTGCCTGCCCAACCTGCTCCCCGGTGGACGGCTCGTCACCGAGCCGGCCGCCCGGGCCGAGCTGGGTGAGGCGTGGGACATCCCGGCCGGGGTGATCCCGAGCCAGGCTGGTCGGGACACCGACGGCATCCTCGTCGCGGCGGCCAACGGTCAGCTCGGCGCGTTGGTCGTCGGCGGTGTCGACCCGGCGGACCTGGCCGACCCGCGACTGGCCGAGTCTGCCCTGGACGCGGTGCCGTTCCTGGTCAGCCTGGAGCTGCGCAGCAGCGCGGTGACCCGGCGGGCGAACGTGGTGCTGCCGATCGCCCCGGTGGTCGAGAAGGCCGGCAGCTTCCTGGACTGGGAGGGCCGGCTGCGCCCGTTCGAGCCGGTGCTGAACACCGCGGCGATGACCGACGGTCGGGTGCTCGACGCGCTGGCCGCGCTGCTCGATGTGCGGCTCGGCACCGCGGATGTGCCGAGCGTGCGTCGCGAGCTGGGCACGCTGCCGGCGACGCGCACGACTCGGCCGGCCGCGCCGTCGGTGGCGCCGGGCCGGGTGCCGCACCCGGGCGACGGGGAGGCCGTGCTGGCCACCTGGCACCAGCTGGTTGACCTCGGCACCCTGACCGACGGCGACGAGAACCTCGCCGGCACCGCCCGCCCGCCGGTGGTCCGGCTGGGCAAGGGCACCGCCGAGGCGCTCGGTGTCGTCGACGGTGACGCGGTCACGGTCGGCACCGACCGGGGGGCACTGACCCTGCCGGCCGAGCTCACCGAAATGCCGGACGGCGTGGTCTGGCTGCCGACCAACTCACCCGGCTCGACCGTGCGACGCAGCCTCGGGGCGACGTCCGGCGCGGTCGTCCGGATCTCGGTCCCCGCAACGGGTACGGCCATCCCGGCCGGGCGCGTGGCGGCCGACGAGACCGGCCTCCCGGGTCCGCTCCTCAACTCCGGGGGTAACCAGTGAGCGCGCGGAGTGAACGAGCGCAGCGAGTGAGCCTCGCAGTCGCGAACGAAAGGCGGGCACAGTGACTCCGTCAATCCTGGCCCAGGATCCGACGCTTGCCGACTTCGGCCGGGATCCGTGGTGGCTGGTTCTCGGCAAGATCGTCTTCGCGTTCGCCTTCGGTCTGCTGGCCACCCTGCTCGGTGTCTGGTTCGAGCGGCGCGTGGTCGGTTACATGCAGGTGCGGCCCGGTCCCAACCAGGTCGGTCCTTTCGGTCTGCTGCAGACCCTCGCCGACGGCCTGAAGATGGCCTTCAAGGAGGACATCCTGCCGAAGGCGGCCGACAAGGTCGTCTACTTCTTCGCGCCGACCATCTCGGTGATCTGCGCGGTCACCGCTCTGTCGGTGGTGCCGTTCGGCCCGATGGTGAGCATCTTCGGCCACCACACGCCGTTGCAGGTCACCGACGTGCCGGTGGCGGTGCTGCTGCTGCTGGCCTGCTCCTCGATGGGCGTCTACGGCATCGTGCTGGGCGGTTGGGCCTCCGGCTCGACGTACCCGCTCCTCGGCGGTCTGCGGTCGAGTGCCCAGATGATCTCCTACGAGGTCGCCATGGGGCTGAGCATCGTGGCGGTCTTCATGACGGCGGGCACGATGAGCACCAGCGGGATCGTCGCCGCTCAGGGCGACGCCACGCGGCTGACCATCAACGGCTGGGAGATCCCGGCACCGGGCTGGTACGCGATCCTGCTGCTGCCCAGCTTCGTCATCTTCTTCATCGCCACCGTGGGTGAGACCAACCGGGCGCCGTTCGACCTGCCCGAGGCCGAGTCCGAGCTGGTCGCGGGCTTCATGACCGAATACAGCTCGCTGAAGTTCGCGCTCTTCATGCTCAGCGAGTACGTCGCGATGGTGACGATGTCCGCGGTCACCACCACGCTGTTCCTCGGTGGTTGGCGAGCGCCGTGGCCGATCACCATCTGGGAGGGCGCCAACTCCGGTTGGTGGCCGATGCTCTGGTTCTTCGGCAAGGTGATCGCGCTGGTCTTCGTCTTCGTGTGGCTGCGCGGCACGCTGCCCCGGCTGCGCTACGACCAGTTCATGCGCCTCGGCTGGAAGGTGCTGCTGCCGATCAACCTGGTCTGGATCCTGGTCCTGTCGGGCCTCCGGTCCATCGAGGACTGGGACACCCGCGGCAAGGTGATCGCCGTCGGCATCCCGGCCGGCCTCCTGCTGATCGCCACGCTGTTCTGGCCCAGCCGCCGGCCGCAGCCGAAGCCGACGGCACAGGAACAGGTCGACAACCGGCCGTACGGGAGCTTCCCGCTGCCGCCGATGGATCTTCAGGTACCACCGAGCCCGCGTATCACGCGCGTGGTCGCCGAGCGGGAGCCGGCCAACATCGTTGCCGGCTCGGACTCCAGGGAGGTGTGACGTGGGCGCGATCACCGGAACGTTCAAGGGATTCGGTGTCACCTTCTCGCACATGTTCAGGAAGGTCGTCACGACCGACTACCCGTTCAAGCCGCCGGTGTCGGCGCCGCGCTATCACGGGCGGCACATCCTCAACCGGCACCCGGACGGCCTGGAGAAGTGCATCGGCTGCGAGCTGTGCGCGTGGGCCTGCCCGGCGGACGCGATCTACGTCGAGGGTGGCGACAACACCGACGAGGAGCGCTTCTCGCCGGGTGAGCGGTACGCCAGCATCTACCAGATCAACTATGCCCGGTGCATCTTCTGCGGGCTGTGCATCGAGGCCTGCCCGACCCGGTCGCTCACCATGAGCAACGAGTACGAGTTGGCCCGGGACAACCGGCAGGACCTGATCTTCACCAAGGAGCAGTTGCTCGCGCCGCTGCTCGAGGGCATGGAGCAGCCGCCGCACCCGATGCGGCTGGGTGACAGCGAGAAGGACTACTACGTCGGCGCGCTGGACAACCCGGGGACCTCCGCCGGTGCGGAGAAGTCCCCGATGAGCCCCGGCGGCTACCAGGTCGAGGAGCACCCCGGGGTGACGTTCCCGGGCGCCGAGCAGGCCGCCCAGCGCGTGGCGGCCGGCAAGGGAGAGGGAGCATGACCACGTCTACGGTCCTCGCCGCGGCGGGCTCGGTGTCCGGCGGCGAGGCGGTCACCTTCTGGATCCTGGCCCCGCTCGCGCTGGTCGGCGGGATCGGGATGGTGGCCGCGCGCAACGCCGTGCACTCGGCGCTCTGGCTGGTGCTGACCATGCTCTGCCTGGGCGTGTTCTACGTGCTCCAGGCCGGTCCGTTCATCGGCATGGTGCAGATCATCGTCTACACCGGCGCGATCATGATGCTGTTCCTCTTCGTGCTGATGCTTGTCGGCCGGGACTCCACGGACTCGCTGATCGAGACGCTGCGCGGCCAGCGGGTCGCCGCGATCGTGCTCGGCCTGGGCTTCGCCGGCCTCGTCGGCACTGGCGTCTTCCAGGCGCTGGGGAAGACCACCGCGGTCGGCCTGGAGCAGGTCAACGCGGAGGGGAACGTGCAGGGCATCGCCCGGCTGCTGTTCACCAAGTACGTCTTCGCGTTCGAGCTGACCTCGGCGCTGCTGATCACCGCGGCGGTTGGCGCCATGGTGCTGGCTCACGTCGAGCGGCGTAAGCAGGACAAGATCGACCAGCCGTCGACCATGCGGGCTCGCTTCGCCCCGGGCAACTACCCCGGCCCGAAGCCGGGCCCGGGCGTCTTCGCGACCTCCTCCTCGGTGGCCACCCCGGCCCGGTTGCCCGACGGCCGCCTGACCGACCGCAGCACCCCGGCGATCCTTCCGCAGCGCGAGCTGACCGCCGAGGAGACCTCGCTGAAGGGGACGAACAACTGATGGATTCCTTCTTCTCGGTCGAGCCGAACTACTACCTGGTCCTCGCCGCGGTGCTGTTCACCATCGGCGCGGCCGGCGTGCTGATCCGGCGCAACGCGATCGTGCTGTTCATGTGCGTGGAGCTGATGCTCAACGCGGCCAACCTGACGCTGGTCACCTTCAGCCGGATCAACGGTGACCTCAACGGCCAGATCATGGCGTTCTTCGTGATGGTGGTGGCGGCGGCCGAGGTCGTGGTCGGGCTCGCGATCATCATGTCCATCTTCCGGACGCGACGCTCGGCGAGTGTCGACGACGCCAACCTGCTCAAGTACTAAGGGGCCCACCGGTGGAAGAGACTGTGGAATACGCCCAGGCCACGGGGCTGCTCGGGAGCGTCTGGCTGCTGGTGGCGATCCCGCTGCTCAGCGCGGCCGTCCTGCTGCTGCTCGGCCGGCGCGCCGACCGCTGGGGGCACTGGTTGGGCGTCGCCGCCATCGGTGCCGCGTTCGTGCTCGGCCTCTCGTTCTTCTTCCAGTTGCGTGGGCTGGAGAACAAGTCGGTCGAGCTGAGCCTCTGGGACTTCATCGCGGTCGGTGACCTGCGCGTCGACTTCGGCCTGCTGTTCGACCCACTGGCCGCGGTCTTCGTGCTGCTGATCACCGGGGTGGGCTTCCTGATCCACCTGTACGCGGTGGAGTACATGGCGCACGATGCGGGCCGCCGCCGGTTCTTCGCGTACTTCAACCTGTTCGTCGCGGCGATGCTGCTGCTGGTGCTGGGCAACAACTACGTGATGCTCTACTTCGGCTGGGAGGGCGTCGGTCTGGCGTCGTACCTGCTGATCTCCTTCTGGTACGGGCGGCCGAGCGCGGCCACCGCCGGCAAGAAGGCGTTCCTGATGAACCGGGTCGGTGACACCGGCCTGGCCATCGGCATCTTCATCATGTTCGCCACTCTGGGCACCACCCAGTACGACGAGGTGTTCAACGGCGTTGGCGCGATGACGAGCACCACCGTGTTGGTGCTCGGCCTGTTGCTGCTGCTGGGCGCGGCCGGGAAGTCCGGTCAGTTCCCGCTGCAGGCGTGGTTGCCGGACGCGATGGAGGGCCCGACCCCGGTGTCCGCGCTCATCCACGCGGCCACCATGGTCACGGCGGGTGTGTACCTGATCGCCCGGTCCAACCCGATCTTCTCCGCCAACTCGACGCTCCAACTCGTGGTGCTCAGCGTCGGCGCACTCACCCTGCTGATGGGCTGCATCATCGGCGCCGCGAAGGACGACATCAAGCGGGTGCTCGCCTGGTCGACGGTGAGCCAGATCGGTTACATGTTCCTCGGCGTCGGCCTGGGCGGTGGCGCGTACGCGCTGGCGATCATCCACCTGCTGGCACACGGGTTCTTCAAGGCCAACATGTTCCTGGGCGCCGGCTCGGTCATGCACGGCATGAAGGACCAGGTGGACATCCGGCGGTTCGGTGGCCTCTGGAAGCACATGAAGATCACCTGGCTGACCTTCATGATGGGCTGGCTGGCGATCATCGGCCTCCCGCCGCTCTCCGGCTACTTCTCGAAGGAGCCGATCATCGCGAGCGCCTTCGAGCGGGAGGACTGGACCGCCTGGCTCTACGGCGGGGCCGCGCTGCTCGGCGCCGGGCTGACCGCGTTCTACATGACCAGGCTGTTCGTGCTCACGTTCCACGGTCCGAAGCGGTGGACCGAGGACATCGAGCACCCGCACGAGTCACCGATGCTGATGACCATCCCGCTGATCCTCCTGGCCGCCGGGTCGGTGGCGGCCGGCGGACTGATGGTCCTGAACGGCGGGGTCGCCTCCTGGTTGAGCCCGGTGCTCGGCGAGGAAGCCGCCGGTGAGGCGCACGGGGTGCTCTCCCACGAGGTGATCACGTTCCTGTCGCTGCTGGTCACGGTGCTCGGCGCGGGGCTGGCCTGGTTCCTGTTCCGGGCTGGCACGGCCACCGCGCCGCAGCCGGCCGGGGTGCTGGTAACCGCCGCCCGGCGCAACCTCTACACCGACGCGGTCAACGAGGCGGTCTTCGAGAAGCCGGGCATCTTCCTCACCCGGGCGCTGGTCTACCTCGACAACCGGGGCATCGACGGGCTCGTCAACGGGCTAGCCGCCGCGGTCGGCGGTGGCTCTGGTCGGCTCCGGCGGTTGCAGACCGGCTTCGTCCGCTCGTACGCCACCTCGATCCTGGCCGGCGCGCTGCTGGTGATGGCGGCGTTCCTGGCGGTGCAGGCGGGGTGGTTGGCGTGATCGACCTCTTTCCGGCCGCCCGCGCCGGCGGACCACGCAGTGACGACGGAGGTAAGGCCGCATAATGTCCAACTTCCCGTTCCTCTCGGTGCTCACCGTGGCGCCACTGGTGGGCGCCCTGGTGGTGGCCTTCCTGCCGCGAAGCCGGCCGGACCTGGCCAAGCAGGTGGCGTTCGCCTGGTCGCTGCTGGTGCTGGTGCTCTCGGTGGTGATGTGGGTCAGCTTCAACGCCGGCGGTGACCGGTTCCAGTTCCGCGAGTCGTACTCGTGGATCCCGAACTGGGGCGTCAGCTTCACCTTCGCCGCCGACGGCATCGCGCTGGTGATGCTGATGCTGATCGCGGTGCTGGTGCCGCTGGTGATCCTGGCGTCCTGGCACGACGCGGAGTCGTCGAAGCGTTCGGTGCCCGTCTACTTCGCGCTGCTGCTGGTCCTCGAGTGCACGATGATCGGCGTCTTCGCCGCCGCCGACGTCTTCCTGTTCTACGTGTTCTTCGAGGTCATGCTGGTCCCGATGTACTTCCTCATCGGCAGCTACGGCGGCCACCAGCGGCAGTACGCGGCAGTGAAGTTCTTCCTCTACTCCCTCGTCGGCGGCCTGTTCATGCTGGCCGCGGTGATCGGGCTGTGGGTGGTCGGCGGAAAGACCTTCGACTGGCAGGCGCTGTCGCAGGTCGACATCAGCACCGGCACCGAGCGTTGGCTGTTCCTCGGCTTCTTCCTCGCGTTCGCCATCAAGGCACCGTTCTTCCCGTTCCACACCTGGCTCCCCGATGCCGGTGGCGCGGCCCCGGCGGGTGCCGCGGCACTGCTCGTCGGTGTGCTCGACAAGGTGGGAACGTTCGGGATCCTGCGCTACTGCCTGCCGCTGTTCCCCGAGGCGTCGAAGTGGTTCGCACCGTGGGCGCTGGCGCTGGGCGTGATCGGCATCGTCTACGCCGCGCTGCTGGCGGTCGGTCAGAACGACCTCAAGCGGCTGGTGTCGTACACCTCGATCGCGCACTTCGGTTTCATCGGGGTGGGCATCTTCGCGTTCACCACGCAGGCCGGCACCGGTGCGGTGCTCTACATGCTCAACCACGGCCTGGCGACCGGCCTGCTGTTCCTGGTGGTCGGCATGTTGATCTCCCGGCGGGGCTCGGCGCTGATCAGTGACTTCGGTGGCGCCGGCAAGTTGGTCCCGGTGCTCGCCGGGGTGCTCTTCTTCGCCGGTCTCGCCTCGCTCGCGCTGCCGGGGACCGCGCCGTTCATCTCCGAGTTCCTGGTGCTGATCGGCACCTTCACGGTGAACAAGCCGGTGGCCGTCATCGCCACGCTCGGCATCATCCTGGCCGCCGCGTACGTGCTGTGGATGGTGCAGCGCACCACGCAGGGCACGCTCAACCCGGCGTTGACCGAGGTCGACGGCATGCGCCGGGACCTCAACCTGCGCGAGAAGATCGTGGTCGCCCCGTTGATCGCACTGATCGTGCTGCTCGGCTTCTTCCCCAAGCCGGTCACTGACGTGATCAACCCGGCCGTCCAGGCGACCATGGACGACATCGGCAGAACCGACCCGGCCCCGTCCGTTGGGGGCACCGTCCAGGAGGCAGGCCGGTGAGCGCGAGGAGTGAGCTTGCGAGCCCCGCAGCCGCGAACGAAAGGCTGGCCCCGTGACCGAGCTGAACCTGCCGTCGATCGACTACGCGGCGCTCTCTCCAATCCTGATCATGCTGGGCACCGCCTTGCTCGGTGTGCTGGTCGAGGCCTTCGTGCCTCGGCGCTGGCGGCACGTGGTGCAGTTGACGCTGGCTCTGCTGGCGGTGCTCGCGGCGCTGACCATGGTGGTCCTCAACGCCGACGAGCGGATGATCACCGCCGG encodes:
- the nuoL gene encoding NADH-quinone oxidoreductase subunit L, giving the protein MEETVEYAQATGLLGSVWLLVAIPLLSAAVLLLLGRRADRWGHWLGVAAIGAAFVLGLSFFFQLRGLENKSVELSLWDFIAVGDLRVDFGLLFDPLAAVFVLLITGVGFLIHLYAVEYMAHDAGRRRFFAYFNLFVAAMLLLVLGNNYVMLYFGWEGVGLASYLLISFWYGRPSAATAGKKAFLMNRVGDTGLAIGIFIMFATLGTTQYDEVFNGVGAMTSTTVLVLGLLLLLGAAGKSGQFPLQAWLPDAMEGPTPVSALIHAATMVTAGVYLIARSNPIFSANSTLQLVVLSVGALTLLMGCIIGAAKDDIKRVLAWSTVSQIGYMFLGVGLGGGAYALAIIHLLAHGFFKANMFLGAGSVMHGMKDQVDIRRFGGLWKHMKITWLTFMMGWLAIIGLPPLSGYFSKEPIIASAFEREDWTAWLYGGAALLGAGLTAFYMTRLFVLTFHGPKRWTEDIEHPHESPMLMTIPLILLAAGSVAAGGLMVLNGGVASWLSPVLGEEAAGEAHGVLSHEVITFLSLLVTVLGAGLAWFLFRAGTATAPQPAGVLVTAARRNLYTDAVNEAVFEKPGIFLTRALVYLDNRGIDGLVNGLAAAVGGGSGRLRRLQTGFVRSYATSILAGALLVMAAFLAVQAGWLA
- the nuoI gene encoding NADH-quinone oxidoreductase subunit NuoI, yielding MGAITGTFKGFGVTFSHMFRKVVTTDYPFKPPVSAPRYHGRHILNRHPDGLEKCIGCELCAWACPADAIYVEGGDNTDEERFSPGERYASIYQINYARCIFCGLCIEACPTRSLTMSNEYELARDNRQDLIFTKEQLLAPLLEGMEQPPHPMRLGDSEKDYYVGALDNPGTSAGAEKSPMSPGGYQVEEHPGVTFPGAEQAAQRVAAGKGEGA
- the nuoH gene encoding NADH-quinone oxidoreductase subunit NuoH; translation: MTPSILAQDPTLADFGRDPWWLVLGKIVFAFAFGLLATLLGVWFERRVVGYMQVRPGPNQVGPFGLLQTLADGLKMAFKEDILPKAADKVVYFFAPTISVICAVTALSVVPFGPMVSIFGHHTPLQVTDVPVAVLLLLACSSMGVYGIVLGGWASGSTYPLLGGLRSSAQMISYEVAMGLSIVAVFMTAGTMSTSGIVAAQGDATRLTINGWEIPAPGWYAILLLPSFVIFFIATVGETNRAPFDLPEAESELVAGFMTEYSSLKFALFMLSEYVAMVTMSAVTTTLFLGGWRAPWPITIWEGANSGWWPMLWFFGKVIALVFVFVWLRGTLPRLRYDQFMRLGWKVLLPINLVWILVLSGLRSIEDWDTRGKVIAVGIPAGLLLIATLFWPSRRPQPKPTAQEQVDNRPYGSFPLPPMDLQVPPSPRITRVVAEREPANIVAGSDSREV
- the nuoK gene encoding NADH-quinone oxidoreductase subunit NuoK, giving the protein MDSFFSVEPNYYLVLAAVLFTIGAAGVLIRRNAIVLFMCVELMLNAANLTLVTFSRINGDLNGQIMAFFVMVVAAAEVVVGLAIIMSIFRTRRSASVDDANLLKY
- a CDS encoding NADH-quinone oxidoreductase subunit M; translation: MSNFPFLSVLTVAPLVGALVVAFLPRSRPDLAKQVAFAWSLLVLVLSVVMWVSFNAGGDRFQFRESYSWIPNWGVSFTFAADGIALVMLMLIAVLVPLVILASWHDAESSKRSVPVYFALLLVLECTMIGVFAAADVFLFYVFFEVMLVPMYFLIGSYGGHQRQYAAVKFFLYSLVGGLFMLAAVIGLWVVGGKTFDWQALSQVDISTGTERWLFLGFFLAFAIKAPFFPFHTWLPDAGGAAPAGAAALLVGVLDKVGTFGILRYCLPLFPEASKWFAPWALALGVIGIVYAALLAVGQNDLKRLVSYTSIAHFGFIGVGIFAFTTQAGTGAVLYMLNHGLATGLLFLVVGMLISRRGSALISDFGGAGKLVPVLAGVLFFAGLASLALPGTAPFISEFLVLIGTFTVNKPVAVIATLGIILAAAYVLWMVQRTTQGTLNPALTEVDGMRRDLNLREKIVVAPLIALIVLLGFFPKPVTDVINPAVQATMDDIGRTDPAPSVGGTVQEAGR
- a CDS encoding NADH-quinone oxidoreductase subunit J, with the translated sequence MTTSTVLAAAGSVSGGEAVTFWILAPLALVGGIGMVAARNAVHSALWLVLTMLCLGVFYVLQAGPFIGMVQIIVYTGAIMMLFLFVLMLVGRDSTDSLIETLRGQRVAAIVLGLGFAGLVGTGVFQALGKTTAVGLEQVNAEGNVQGIARLLFTKYVFAFELTSALLITAAVGAMVLAHVERRKQDKIDQPSTMRARFAPGNYPGPKPGPGVFATSSSVATPARLPDGRLTDRSTPAILPQRELTAEETSLKGTNN
- a CDS encoding NADH-quinone oxidoreductase subunit G, which encodes MTDVAKQTETVTLTIDGVEVTAPKGTLLIRVAEQMGTEIPRFCDHPLLAPAGACRQCLVEVEGQRKPVASCTQTVADGMVVRTQVTSPVAKKAQEGVMELLLLNHPLDCPMCDKGGECPLQNQAMSTGRTDSRFHEHKREYEKPMAISSQVLLDRERCVLCQRCTRFSEEIAGDKFIDLMGRSSAEEINIYRDDAYGEEGDAGDVPFNSYFSGNTVQICPVGALTGAQYRFRARPFDLVSSPSVCEHCSAGCGQRTDWRRGKVLRRLAGDEPAVNEEWNCDKGRWGFQYTRATDRLTTPLVRDEHTGELREASWSEALTVAAEGLHAARESGQGTAVLTGGRLTVEDAYAYAKFARVALNTNDIDFRARPVSREEADFLASSVAGVTDVTYTDVENAPAVVLVGLEPEEECPILFLRLRKAYLKKTLTVYALAPFATRGLEKLGAKLARVVPGEEASVLAEHATVAEALSAPGAILIVGERLASVPGGLSAAADVARRTGAKLAWVPRRAGDRGAVDAGCLPNLLPGGRLVTEPAARAELGEAWDIPAGVIPSQAGRDTDGILVAAANGQLGALVVGGVDPADLADPRLAESALDAVPFLVSLELRSSAVTRRANVVLPIAPVVEKAGSFLDWEGRLRPFEPVLNTAAMTDGRVLDALAALLDVRLGTADVPSVRRELGTLPATRTTRPAAPSVAPGRVPHPGDGEAVLATWHQLVDLGTLTDGDENLAGTARPPVVRLGKGTAEALGVVDGDAVTVGTDRGALTLPAELTEMPDGVVWLPTNSPGSTVRRSLGATSGAVVRISVPATGTAIPAGRVAADETGLPGPLLNSGGNQ